In the Manis javanica isolate MJ-LG chromosome 14, MJ_LKY, whole genome shotgun sequence genome, one interval contains:
- the PMVK gene encoding phosphomevalonate kinase isoform X2 — translation MILWGEEKRQADPGFFCRKIVEGVSQPIWLVSDTRRMSDIQWFQEAYGAVTRTVRVVASEQSRQQRGWVFIPGVDDGESECGLDNFGGFDWIIENHGDEWHLEEQLENLIKFVCSRL, via the exons ATGATCCTCTGGGGGGAGGAGAAGCGCCAGGCTGACCCGGGCTTCTTCTGCAGGAAGATCGTGGAGGGTGTTTCCCAGCCCATCTGG CTGGTGAGTGACACACGGAGGATGTCCGACATCCAGTGGTTTCAGGAGGCCTATGGGGCTGTGACACGGACGGTCCGAGTGGTGGCCTCAGAGCAGAGCCGACAGCAGCGGGGCTGGGTGTTCATTCCAG GGGTGGACGATGGTGAGTCAGAATGTGGCCTGGACAACTTTGGGGGCTTTGATTGGATCATCGAGAACCATGGAGATGAGTGGCACCTGGAGGAGCAGTTGGAGAACCTGATCAAATTTGTCTGCTCCAGACTGTAG